One stretch of Calonectris borealis chromosome 5, bCalBor7.hap1.2, whole genome shotgun sequence DNA includes these proteins:
- the LOC142082759 gene encoding alpha-1-antiproteinase 2-like has product MKTTFYISLLLAGLHVVAHGQLPPNHHNGHDPNEPKHHMHHAGEAIACLKLVPNNADFAFQFFKEVTLEAPNKNIFFSPVSISTAFAMLALGARSTTQTQILEGLTFNLTEIQEKEIHEGFHNLIHMLSHPESGVQLNIGNAIFLTEKLKPLKKFLDDAKALYQLEAFTTDFKNPTEAEKQINDYIERKTHGKITDLVKDMDPQTVMLLASFVFFKGNWEKPFKPEHTEEREFFVDAETTVKVSMMHQMGRFDFYFDEELSCTVVRLHYNGSATAFLVLPAKGKMKQLEQTLVKETVQEWSDHLFQSLMSLYFPKFSISGSYEITNILSKMGIVDVFTDQADLSGITGTPDLKVSKVVHKAALDVDERGTEAAAATAAEIMTVSLPPTVEFNRPFLILIFDRDTNSTLFIGKIVNPTITS; this is encoded by the exons ATGAAGACCACGTTCTACATAAGTTTGCTACTGGCTGGGCTTCATGTTGTTGCCCATGGTCAGCTCCCACCCAACCACCACAATGGACATGATCCAAATGAACCTAAACACCACATGCATCATGCAGGTGAAGCGATCGCTTGCCTCAAACTAGTGCCAAACAATGCTGACTttgcatttcaattttttaaagagGTTACACTGGAGGCACCTaataagaacattttcttctctcctgtaAGCATCTCCACTGCATTTGCGATGCTGGCCCTGGGGGCTAGATCAACCACTCAGACTCAGATTCTGGAAGGACTCACCTTCAACCTCACAGAGATTCAGGAGAAAGAGATACATGAAGGCTTCCACAACCTTATCCACATGCTGAGCCATCCCGAGAGCGGGGTCCAGCTCAACATAGGGAATGCCATCTTTCTAACAGAGAAGCTGAAACCTCTGAAAAAGTTTTTAGATGATGCCAAAGCTCTATATCAGCTGGAGGCTTTTACTACTGACTTTAAGAATCCCACAGAGGCTGAGAAGCAGATCAATGATTATATAGAGAGGAAAACACATGGGAAAATTACTGATTTGGTCAAGGATATGGATCCACAGACTGTAATGCTTCTGGctagctttgttttctttaaag GCAACTGGGAAAAACCTTTTAAACCGGAGCATACCGAAGAAAGGGAGTTCTTTGTGGATGCTGAAACTACTGTGAAAGTCTCTATGATGCACCAGATGGGCAGATTCGACTTCTATTTTGATGAGGAGCTGTCATGCACTGTGGTACGGCTTCATTATAACGGGAGTGCTACTGCATTTCTAGTTCTGCcagcaaaagggaaaatgaagcagTTAGAGCAAACTCTGGTCAAGGAAACCGTCCAGGAATGGTCAGACCATCTCTTCCAGAG CCTGATGAGCCTCTACTTCCCCAAATTTTCTATTTCTGGGAGCTATGAAATAACGAACATCCTTAGCAAGATGGGAATTGTGGATGTGTTCACCGACCAGGCAGATCTGTCTGGCATCACTGGCACCCCGGACCTGAAGGTTTCTAAA gtTGTTCATAAGGCTGCTCTGGATGTTGATGAGAGAGGTACTGAGGCGGCGGCAGCAACTGCTGCTGAAATAATGACAGTGTCTCTTCCTCCAACCGTTGAATTCAACCGTCCCTTCCTCATCTTGATTTTTGATAGAGATACAAACAGTACGCTCTTCATAGGAAAAATAGTTAACCCAACAATTACTAGCTGA